The genomic interval GGTTCTGATAGTCCGTAATGAAGTACTTTTCCTTCTTTGATAAGATCTTTAATTGCTCCCACAACGTCTTCAATCGGAACATTTGGATCCACCCGGTGCTGATATAATAAATCTATACGGTCGGTTTTTAAACGTGTCAGCATTCCTTCAACTACCTCCTTAATATGTTCCGGACGACTATTCAGACCTGGAAGACGCTGACCGGTTTTTTGATCAATATTCCAGCCATACTTGGTTTCAATAACCACTTTGTTCCGAATCGGGACAAGTGCTTCACCCAGAATTTTTTCTACCTCAAAAGGACCGTAAGCCTCGGCAGCATCAAACAGCGTAACGCCATTATCATAAGCTGTCCGGATGATGTTGTGCATTTCAGTCCGGGAAGGGATCGTCGTTTGATAGGTGCGGCTCATATTCTGAACGCCCAAACCGATGCTGGAGACTTCAAGTTTGCCAAGCTTACGTCTTGTCGATACTTTTGTCTTCGGTGGCCTGGAGTTAGTACCTGCTGCACTTGCCGATGTTTGGCCGGCAGTAGACAGTAATGCCCCACCGGCTAGCGTCAATCCTGTTTTTAGCAGATCGCGGCGGTTAAAACTTGAAGCAGATTGTTCTATTGAATTGTCCATTGAAACATTGTTTGTAGGAACCAGAAGTTCTGGTAATTTTTGTTGTTTTATAAATAGCAACGATTAGGTTCGATAACAATCCCTTATATATCGCCAACGACATTTATGCAAACCATTACTTAACTGCCCTGGCCAGCTTTGAGAAAGTGAGCGAGCCCATTGTCCATTTGCCATTTTCGTTGACATAAACCTCGGTCACCATAAACGGATTTACTACCTCGTTTCCTCCAACTACTGCCACCAGGTCTAAATCATTTAAAAGGATAGCAGTGTTGCCAATAAAATTGACAGAAGCCGAATGTACAGTTGCCTTTTTATACCAAATGTTACCCGATTTGATTACGTCTAATTCCCGGCTTTTACCCCAGCTGCCGCCCATGTGAACAAACATGGCTTTTTCATTGAATAAGGCATTAAGCTTATCCACATTCTTGTCAGACATCCATTGCCATTTATCTTTTGAGAGCGTGAGGATTTCCTGTTCCGATTTACCTGGCGTTTGTGCCTTCGAAGTTTCTGTAATGAAAATCAGAAAATACAATCCAAGAACTGATACTTTCAGAAAGGTTTTTACAAATGTTTGAGTTTGCATAAGTTCGTAGTTTAGGTTAAAATCTATTTCTTACTGTTGTACTCCGCATCGGCAACTTTTTGCAGCCATATTGTTTTTCCTTTCTGCGCTGGTGAAGTAGCAATATAGGTTACGCCGCTTTCAGGAGTTGCTCCATGCCAATGTTCTATGCCCGGCTGGCATTTAACTACGTCCCCTCTTTTGACGGTTTGTTTTGTTTTGCCTTTTTCCTGATAATACCCTACGCCATCTGTAATGATAAGGATCTGGCCTCCCGGATGGCTATGCCAGTTAAGCCTTGCACCAGGGTCAAAAATAGCAACCGACGTGCCGTAACTGAAAACACTATCAGCCGGACTTAATTCTGTGAGCCATACATCTCCTACATGATGTACATTAGCTGCTTTTTCACCTTTTGGAAATATAGGTGAAGTCTGCGCCACTGCCCGGTTAGACCATGCAGCGGATATTACAATCATTAATATCAATACCTTTTTCATAATTCTTTATTTGTTATTTATCTTCTGGCTTTCTTTCGTCCGGCATTCATAATTTCCCACGATCCTATTATTTCTCATTTTTGAACATATGCAATTGCATGTAAAATGCTGCCACACTAACGCCGAATCTAAATATTTGAATCGTCATTTTCAGCTCAATTCGCCGAACGGCAAAAGATCAATCCCCAACAGCGTTGAATTTCGACAAACGACAGTAGTAGGCTTCGTCGAAGCTCGTATGATCAATAAATCGAAGGTTAATTTAGAGCCTGTTTATCCTGCCAGGTAAATACTGATTTTCTTTTACTGATTAGCCACTGTTGATTTGACTTTTCGTATTCATCATGATAATACATACCAATTGTCGTTTTCATCTTTGTCCCATCTTCTGTGCCAATAAGCGTTACTGTGCAATAGGCAACTCCCGTGGCCTTAGAACCATCAATTAACACGACTGTTTGTTGTCCATTGAAGTGATAAGCCGTTTCAAAATTGCTCAGGAAAGATGTAAACGTATCTTCGATTTCGCTACGTCCGGTCAGGGTTGAAGTCAGCTGACCATCAAAATACAACTCTACCACCCCGTTTTCAGAAAAAAGTAAGGCCTGCTCACGCATCTTTCTTTGATCGCCATAGATGGCGTAGGTGTCAACTAATTCCCTAAGCGCAATTCTATCTTCGATTTGGTTCATTGTAATATTTTATGATTATGATTTTATAACGAGGTGGAATTAAAGTTTTCGTTCACCCAGCCATTTAACCATGGCAGGATCACGATGGTCAAAGAAGCTGCTGGCGTTTGTATCCAGCACTTTGATAGCATCCATATCCTCAGTACTTAGCTGAAAATCAAAAATGTTGAAGTTCTCTGC from Dyadobacter sp. NIV53 carries:
- a CDS encoding aldo/keto reductase, with translation MDNSIEQSASSFNRRDLLKTGLTLAGGALLSTAGQTSASAAGTNSRPPKTKVSTRRKLGKLEVSSIGLGVQNMSRTYQTTIPSRTEMHNIIRTAYDNGVTLFDAAEAYGPFEVEKILGEALVPIRNKVVIETKYGWNIDQKTGQRLPGLNSRPEHIKEVVEGMLTRLKTDRIDLLYQHRVDPNVPIEDVVGAIKDLIKEGKVLHYGLSEPGPQTVRRAHAIHPVTAIQNEYSLLWRGPEKVIIPLCQELGIGFVPWSPLGVGFLTGAIDANTKYAPGDIRGGESRFSPENIANNLALVDLVKKWGAQKQATAAQISLAWLLAQKPWIVPIPGTTQMAHMLENNGADSVKFTVDELTQFNTELAKIEIKGARLPEFVLAFSDVEAPVKK
- a CDS encoding nuclear transport factor 2 family protein, producing MQTQTFVKTFLKVSVLGLYFLIFITETSKAQTPGKSEQEILTLSKDKWQWMSDKNVDKLNALFNEKAMFVHMGGSWGKSRELDVIKSGNIWYKKATVHSASVNFIGNTAILLNDLDLVAVVGGNEVVNPFMVTEVYVNENGKWTMGSLTFSKLARAVK
- a CDS encoding cupin domain-containing protein, whose protein sequence is MKKVLILMIVISAAWSNRAVAQTSPIFPKGEKAANVHHVGDVWLTELSPADSVFSYGTSVAIFDPGARLNWHSHPGGQILIITDGVGYYQEKGKTKQTVKRGDVVKCQPGIEHWHGATPESGVTYIATSPAQKGKTIWLQKVADAEYNSKK
- a CDS encoding nuclear transport factor 2 family protein — translated: MNQIEDRIALRELVDTYAIYGDQRKMREQALLFSENGVVELYFDGQLTSTLTGRSEIEDTFTSFLSNFETAYHFNGQQTVVLIDGSKATGVAYCTVTLIGTEDGTKMKTTIGMYYHDEYEKSNQQWLISKRKSVFTWQDKQALN